From the Deltaproteobacteria bacterium genome, the window CACTCCCGGCCCCGTTCAATAGTCTTACCGGAGGGGGATCGGTTCGTCAATCGGACCGGTTGACGATCGCGGCGGGCGGAACGTACACTCGCATCATGGGAGAGGACGTGACCGGGGGGAGGGTTCTCGGGTTGGATTACGGCAGCCGCCGGATTGGTGTGGCCGTATCCGATCCCCTCGGGTTGACGGTGCAGCCGCTTCCCCCGATCCCGAGGGAGGGGGACAGGAAGGACATCGCCGTCCTCGCCCGCCTCGCGACGGAAATGGGGGTGACGTCCGTGGTGCTCGGCCTCCCTCTCCTCCTCAACGGCGACGAGGGACCCGCGGCGGCCCGGGCGAGGGCCTTCGGCGAGCGGATGCAAGCCGAGACCTCCCTTCCGGTGACGATGTGGGACGAGCGGCTGACATCGGTGCAGTCCGAACGGCACCTCATCGCGTCCGGTGTGCGGAGGGAGGACCGGAAGGGGATCCGGGACAGCCTCTCGGCCATGTTCCTGCTCCAGTGCGCCCTGGACTCGCGGCGACGGAAATGAGTCCCCCCGCGGGCCATCCCAGACGCACCGGCCGGGGCGCCGCCCTCGTGGTCCTGGTGGCGGCGCTCCTGACCGCCTTCCTCCTCTTCGACACGCATCCTACCGGAAGCTGGGAGGGGAAACGGGTGCTCGTCCCAAAGGGGAGCCCGCTTCCAGAGGTGGTCAGGATCCTTCGGGAAGGCGGGATCCTCCCCCATCCGCTGGCGTTCCGCGCGCTGGTGCTGCTCACGTTTTCCGGGCGGCGGCTTCACTACGGGGAGTACGTCTTCCCGACTTCCCCGTCGGCCTTCGAGGCGTGGCGGAGACTGATCCGCGGGGACGTCATCAAGTACGAGGTGACGGTGCCCCCGGGGGCGAACCTCTACGATGTCGCGAAGTTGCTCGAAGAGAAAAAACTGGCCACGGCGGAGGCGTTCCTCGCCACGACCGCCTCGCCCGCCGTTCTCCGACGACTCGAGATCCCCGGGGAGAGCGCGGAGGGGTATCTCTTCCCCGACAGCTACACCTTCGTGAAGCCCGTCACGCCGGAGGAGATCCTCGAGTTCATGGTGCGGCAGTTCCACAGGAAAGCTCCCCCGGATGCGGAAAAGCGGGCGAAGGAGGAGGACCTTTCCCTGCACCAGGTCGTGACGATCGCCTCCATCATCGAGAAGGAGACCGGGGTGGAGGAGGAGAAGCCGATCGTGTCGGCGGTAATCCGGAGACGTCTGGCCCTCGGCATGCCGCTCCAGATGGACCCGACGGTGATCTACGGGGTGAAGCGATTCGACGGGACGGTGACGCGGAAGGACCTGCGGACGGCGGGACCGTACAACACCTACCTGAACCAGGGGCTGCCCCCGGGGCCGATCGCCAACCCGGGACTCGCGGCGCTCGCCGCCGCCCTGAATCCATCGAAGGCGGAGTACCTTTACTTCGTGTCGAAGAACGACGGGTCCCACACGTTTTCGCGGAC encodes:
- the ruvX gene encoding Holliday junction resolvase RuvX, coding for MTGGRVLGLDYGSRRIGVAVSDPLGLTVQPLPPIPREGDRKDIAVLARLATEMGVTSVVLGLPLLLNGDEGPAAARARAFGERMQAETSLPVTMWDERLTSVQSERHLIASGVRREDRKGIRDSLSAMFLLQCALDSRRRK
- the mltG gene encoding endolytic transglycosylase MltG — encoded protein: MSPPAGHPRRTGRGAALVVLVAALLTAFLLFDTHPTGSWEGKRVLVPKGSPLPEVVRILREGGILPHPLAFRALVLLTFSGRRLHYGEYVFPTSPSAFEAWRRLIRGDVIKYEVTVPPGANLYDVAKLLEEKKLATAEAFLATTASPAVLRRLEIPGESAEGYLFPDSYTFVKPVTPEEILEFMVRQFHRKAPPDAEKRAKEEDLSLHQVVTIASIIEKETGVEEEKPIVSAVIRRRLALGMPLQMDPTVIYGVKRFDGTVTRKDLRTAGPYNTYLNQGLPPGPIANPGLAALAAALNPSKAEYLYFVSKNDGSHTFSRTLPEHNRAVERFRRAVREDEE